The following is a genomic window from Segatella hominis.
CTATCATAATATAGTTCCTTTCTCTCTTAAAATCTGTTATCCTAATCTTTACCTTAATATATATGCTCACATACTGAGCATCCTAAGATGCTCATCTTCAAGCCTTTTTACTTGCTAAGATTCATTTTCTTGTTGATCTCTACAATCTCAGCAAATGTGATAGCCAATACAGCTAATGTCATTCCAAAAATCATCATAATTGTTACCCTTTCTTTACTTTAATTATCGTTATTCAATCTTTTCAAGTGCAAAGGTAATGCCTTTTTGTGTACGCACACAAATTTTGAAGGGATATTTTCAAAAAAGCCTATATTTCTTGACTTTCATCAATTTCTGTCATCGTCAGTAAGACAAAATGGCGTATTGGAATTCACTATCTGCCAAACTTGCCATAATTCCCAATGATGGTAAGCAGACACCGATGAAAGAGCTGACAGAAGAAAAAGAACGGCAATATGAAGTTACAGTACTGATGACTTGGATTGAAAAACAACTATGATAAGCTCTGTACAGATGACTTATACATGGAAATTACTTTCTCTGACTGTTTCCTCTTTTTTGGATTCTTCCATACTTATCCTTGTAAGTAGTACTGGAGGAATTACCTGTTTGCCGTGTGGTACTGGTACCCGTACGCTGTCCGTATTTATCACGATAGACAGTGGTAGATGTAGAAGACGTTCCGGTATTCTTAATGCTGGTAGTGGAGGTTCCTGTCCTTTGACCATATTTGTCACGATATACCATATTAGTCTTGCCCTGGGAATTAGTAGTACTCTCAGATTTTCCAGTAATCTTACCATATTTGTCCTTATATACAGTAACAGACTTATTACCGCGAACAGTAGTCACAGCTGTACCCTGCAACTCTCCGTTCTTTCCCCGAATAGTCTCCTTGATAGTCTGAGCCTGCAAACCAGAAACCAGAAAGACCGTCATAAATATTAATATAAATTTTCTCATAGCTATACCTTATTAAATTCATAATGATCAATCAGCACATATCCATATTATCTTATTTGGGTGTAAAGATAGAGAAAAAAAATCATGCCTGCAAATAAAATAAAAAAAAATCCACTTTTAGAAGAAAGAAAAATGTGGAGATCTAATACTTTTCAATGAAGCAACAATATTACCTTTATAATTTTGTCGCACCTTTAAGAATTTAAGATTTTATCTCAAACCTTATAATTTTGTCGCAGATAGAAAATAAACTTTATTATTTTGTCCATATCCATCTTATAATTTCGTCGTAACGTCTTATAAATCTGTCGCAGATAGTATTCGTAAATCATTGGTCATCAAAAAGTTATAAATTCTGAAAATAATAAGTCAAAATTAAAAAGATAAAAATGAGCAGGACAATTTAATCTATAAATAGGTATTATATAATATATATCTTGTAATAAATAGGGTACTTTTATCCCTATCTTACTGGAATCTCCCCCCCCTTCCTGCTTTTTTGGGAAGCCAAGCCTCTAAAATAGAAAGCAGACTTTTATGCGCATTAAAATATGTATATTTCTGTTTTATAATTTAAATTAATAACATCTACTATACCATAAAAATGAAAGAAAAGTCATTTTACTACGACAAAATTATAAAAATAGTAATGCAACTTTAGAAGAAGGTGCGACAAAATTATAAAATAAACACAATCCTCTCAACATAACCTGCGTCTTGGTATAAGACCTTATAATTTTGTCGCAAATAGAGCTATTACATCCTAAAAATAACGTATGATAACCTTCAATAACAATGAGCATCATGCATGAGAACTTTAAAAATAAGGGAATAACTTTATAATTTTGTCGCAGCATTGATAGATATCTGCTTAGTACTGACAGAATAATTCCAATAAAAACTCTTTCCAGAATCGTTTCTGCGACAAAATTATAAAGTATAAAATCTCCCTACCCCAACCTAACAACTGCAATAGCTATCTAAAAAATATCCCTATTTATATAATATACGACAAAAATATAAATATAATAGATTCATTTGCGACCACTGGTGTCCACTAAAATCCATTAACAATTGGATTAACAGTCTGATTTCGAGTAACATAAGCTAAAATTATAGACTCTATGGGTTAGAAAAACAACCAAATGGGAAAACTTACAAATTGAAAGTAAGCTAAGTTACAAGTCTCGTTTAGATAGAGCCAATTGCAATTTAAAAGCCGCTTTGTTTGATATTTCTTGCAATGATGTTCGAAATCGTAAGAAAATTAAAAGTTAAAAAACTTAAGTGGACACTAGTGATTTGCGACATCTTTATAATTCAGTCTCAAATAACATCAAACTATAATTTTAGCTTATAATTTTGTCGTAGCTTACTTTCGTAAGCCTCAATATAGGACCATAAAAACATTTCGAATGTACATATAAAGTAGTTAAATCTTATAATTTTGT
Proteins encoded in this region:
- a CDS encoding DUF4186 domain-containing protein — translated: MAYWNSLSAKLAIIPNDGKQTPMKELTEEKERQYEVTVLMTWIEKQL